Part of the Deinococcota bacterium genome, CAGAAGATCTCGTCTTACGGCCTGCTCGGCTTCATCGTGATCTTTTTGGTCCTGAGCGCTCTGGGCATCACCGGAGCCATCCAGAGCTTTTTCCTGAACCTGTTCGAAGCCGTCGTCAGGCTTGTTCCGGGCCTCTAGCAGGCTTAGGCTCACGTGCTCATCAGCCTCTTCCAACGCGACCCCCTGGTCTTCGCCATCGTCGCCGGGGTCCTGCTCTACAGCCTGGTCCTCCACGAGCTCGCCCACGCTCTCGTGGCCGACCGGGTCGGCGACCCCACCGCTCGCAACCTGGGCCGCATCACCTTGAACCCGCTCAGCCACCTAGACCCGCTGGGCACCCTGCTCCTGCTCGTGGCCGGCTTCGGCTGGGCCAAACCGGTGCCGATTAAGCCGCAGAACTTCCGGCACTACCGCAGCGGCCTCTTTTTGGTGTCGATCGCCGGGGTGGTAGTGAACGTCAGCCTGGCCGTCCTGGCCTTGGCCGCCCTGGCCGGGTTGGGCCTCAGGATGGACCCGGACGGGGCGCTCATCCCCCTGGCGGGCTCGCAGGCGGCGGGGCTGTTGGCGAGCGAGTTCGGCCGCAACCTCTTGACGGGCCTGGTGATCACCGCCCGCATCAACCTCATTCTGGCGATCTTCAACCTCTTTCCCGTGCCGCCCCTGGACGGCTTCAAGGTCCTCCAGGCCTTTACCCCCGGCCGCGTCCACGGCGCGCTCTGGAGCCTCGAGCGCTACGGCTTTCTGCTGGTCATCGCCGTGCTGGTGCTCTTTCGTGAGCCCGTCTTCGGGGTGATCACCACCATCATGAACG contains:
- a CDS encoding site-2 protease family protein, producing the protein MLISLFQRDPLVFAIVAGVLLYSLVLHELAHALVADRVGDPTARNLGRITLNPLSHLDPLGTLLLLVAGFGWAKPVPIKPQNFRHYRSGLFLVSIAGVVVNVSLAVLALAALAGLGLRMDPDGALIPLAGSQAAGLLASEFGRNLLTGLVITARINLILAIFNLFPVPPLDGFKVLQAFTPGRVHGALWSLERYGFLLVIAVLVLFREPVFGVITTIMNALMRLLLA